In the Tenrec ecaudatus isolate mTenEca1 chromosome 16, mTenEca1.hap1, whole genome shotgun sequence genome, one interval contains:
- the LOC142428733 gene encoding small ubiquitin-related modifier 1-like: MSDQEAKPSTEDLGDKKEGEYIKLKVIGQDSSEIHFKVKMTTHLKKLKESYCQRQGVPVNSLRFLFEGQRIADNHTPKELGMEEEDVIEVYQEQTGGHSTV, from the coding sequence ATGTCTGACCAGGAGGCAAAACCTTCAACTGAAGACTTGGGGGATAAGAAAGAAGGCGAATACATCAAACTCAAAGTCATTGGACAGGATAGCAGTGAGATCCACTTCAAGGTGAAAATGACAACACATCTCAAGAAACTCAAAGAATCGTACTGTCAAAGACAGGGAGTTCCAGTGAATTCACTCAGGTTTCTCTTTGAAGGTCAGAGAATTGCTGATAATCACACTCCAAAAGAATTGGGAATGGAGGAAGAAGATGTGATTGAAGTTTATCAGGAACAAACAGGGGGTCATTCCACAGTTTAg